CAGGAGGACGTCGGTGTCGTCGAGGACTTCCCCGGTCAGACCGTGATCTGGCTCGTCGAGGGTTGCGGTTCGGGTCTCGAAGCCCCGTTCGTCGAGGAACTCGGCGATAGTTTCGTGGATACCGTCGGGGTACTGCTCTGCGACGACGTCGTCCTCGCGTTCGTGGCGGAACTCGTTCCAGACGGTGGCGGTGACCATACGCGAGCCTCACCGCGGGAACAAAAGGAACTACCGGTGGCGCCCTCAGCGCACGAAGTACAGCTCGTCAGTGCCCAGAAACCGGCTCAGGTCGGCCGTCCGGCGGTAGTCGCTGCCGCGGATCGCGAGCAGGGAGTCGATCAGACGCTGGCCGTCACCCTCCTCCCAGTCGGTCGGCTCGCGGATCGGGACGACCAGAAATCCGCTGCCCCGGACCTCGCTCGCGTGGAGCTTCGCCATGTCCAGTTCGATCCGGCCCAGGCGTGCGGTGTACTGATCGACGACGTACTCCATTGCGCGCTCGCCGACGGGCAACAGGACGTGGGCGGCGATCGCCCGGAGTTCGGCGTCGAAAAAGCGCTCCATGTTCGCGTAGCTCTCGGCAGTCGGTTCACCGTCCGCCGGACAGCACATGTGGAGGTAGCTCAGAAAGCAGTTCTCCAGTTCGGGGGCGTCGCCGTAGGGCTCGCTTGCGAAGCCGGTCTCGAACAGCGCCCGCTGGATCGCCTCGCCGGCCGGGCGTTCGGTAAAGGGAACGCCCGTCTCGCGTCCGCCGTGGATTCCCGGGTAGTCGCCGATGACGTGGAAATCCGCGTTCGCGTCGCCGTAGCCGAAGGCCGCCTCGCTTCGCTCGGAGCAGGGCGACTCGCAGGCGGGTCGCATCCCGAAGGGGTTGCTCGTCCGGTCGGTTACGTTCTCCACGAGGGAGGTACCGAGCAGAGGCTCAAAACGCTCGCGGTTTCCCGGTCATCCGTCGACGGCGACCGCTCCGCGCATCCCCTGCTGATCGTGGGGGATGCAGGTGTACTGCGAGACGCCAGTCTCCTCGAAGGTGTGTTCGAACGTATAGCCCTCCTCGGTCTCGATGGGGCTCTCGTAGACCTCGTTTTCCTCCGCGACGTTGTGTCCGCCGCCGTCTCCGGTCCACTCCCAGACCACCGTGGTCCCGGGGTCGACCATGATCGCCGCCGGCGAGAACGACCGCCCGCGACTGCCGGTGCCTACCATCACGGTGACCTCGCTCTCACCACGGAGGTCGGCGGTGCCATCGTAGCTTTGGGCGGAATCGAGCCAGCCACCGTAGTCGGGTTCCTCCTCCTCGGACACCGTCTCGTACTCGGGCTCGCCGTCGTCGCCACTGCCACCGCCGTCGGTACAGCCCGCGAGCGTGCCGGTCGCGACGAGCGCGCCGGCAGCACGGAGGACTGTGCGACGGCCGAAGGACGAGTCGGATCTCATGTCGGTCTCCAAGTACGTACCGAGCGGGCAAAAGCGGCCTGAAACTACCGTCTGAGTGGTGCGTGCTACCGAATCTCTCAGGGGGCGCCGACGAGAACGAATCGGCTCTCCGTCTCGCCGTTCTCGATCCGTCGTGTGGCCTCGGCGGGAATTCTGACCGCATCGCCCTCTGCCATCTCGACCGAATCACCCTCGATCTCGACGGTCGCCTCGCCGTCGACCAGCAGGTAGACTTCTTCCTCACCCTCATCAGCGTGGTCATGCTCCTTCCCGGTCCAGCCCGGTTCGCACTCGAGGACGCTCACGCCGAGATTCTCACAGTCGAGCGGTTCGCGCAGGAAGTACAGCGACTCGGCGATGGGATCGACGTCGGTATAGTTGGTCTTGGTGTAGGCCATCGCCTCGCTGTTGGCGTTCGAGCGTCAAGTAACCCCGCCACGGCGTTCGTTTTCTTTGCCGTTGATAGATATCCAATTATCCCTATTCGTACGAACTCATCGCGATAGAACGCTGAAAAGGGAGGGGGCGGTTCACCGTCCCCTCCCGTCAGCGGTGGTGCTGGGGATGGTCGTGGTGTGTCACGCCAACGCAGGTTGTCTATGGCCTCAGTCTGCGGTCTCCCAGCGTTCTGATGAGAACGCCCCATATCAGTAAGTGTTGTGTTTTCTGATACTTGAGGAACAGCTATCGGAGCCGGCCGAGCGGGCGGTAGCGCTCGTGGGGGTCGTACCCGCGGAACAGGAGGCTGTTGGTCATCACCGAGATGGACGAGCCGGCCATCGCCAGCCCCGCGAGTGCGGGGTTGAGCAGACCGAGCGAGGCGACCGGGATCAGCGTCGCGTTGTAGGCGAGCGCCCAGAAGAGGTTCTGGTGGACCTTCTGGAGCGTCGCCTCGGAGATCCGGATCGCCTTCAGCACGTCGTCGGGATCGTCGCGCATCAGCGTCACGTCGGCCGACTCGATGGCGACGTCGGTGCCCGATCCGATGGCGACGCCGACATGGGCGGCGGTGAGCGCCGGGGCGTCGTTGACGCCGTCACCGACCATCATCGTGCGCTTCTCCTCGGACTGGATCGCCTCGACCGCGTCGGCTTTGTCCTCCGGCAGGACCGCCGCGCGGACGTTGGACTCCTCGATGCCGACCTCGCGGGCGACCGCGCGGGCAGTGCGTTCGTTGTCGCCGGTCAACATCACGACGTCGAGCCCGCGATCGCGCAGGGCCGCGACGGTTCGCTTCGCGCTCTCTCGCACCGTGTCGGCGGCCGCGACGACGCCGAGCAGTTCGCCGTCATCCCGCGATGACGAGTCCCCTCTCGCGTCGCTCGCGGGGACGCCGCCTCGTGCGACCAGCATTGCGGTCTTGCCCTCGCCCTCGAGTCGCTCCATCGTCTCTTCGGCGGGTGCGGGGTCGATCCCGTTGTCCTCCATCAATTTGCGGTTGCCGACGAGCACTTCGCTGCCGTCGACCGTGGCGCGGATCCCGTGACCGGGGACGTTCTCGAAGTCGGTCGGTTCCCCGAGGTCGAACCCGCGCTCGCGGGCCCCCTCGACGATGGCGCGCGCAAGCGGGTGCTCGGAGCCCGATTCGGCGCTGGCGGCCGCCGAGAGGACGCTCTCCTCGTCGACCCGCTCGGCCAGGACGCCGCCGTCGGGTCGGGGGTCCGACGAGGATCGCGGTTCATCCGGTCGCTCACCGCCGTCTTCGATTGGCTCGCCCCCGTCGCTGCGTGCCTTCCGAATCGGCACCACGTCGGTGAGCTCCATCTCGCCGTGGGTCAGGGTGCCCGTCTTGTCGAAGACGACCGTATCAATGTCGCGGGCGCGTTCGAGGACGTCCGCACCCTTGAACAGGACACCGTTGGTCGCGGCAATGGTCGAGCCGACCATCGTCGCGGCGGGCGTCGCGAGTCCCAGTGCACAGGGACAGGCGATCAACAGCGCGCTCGCGAGCACGATCATCGAGAACTCCGCGACGGGCACGCCCCCGGCGACGGGGCCCCCGCCGACGGGTTCGAGCACCGGGATCCACGCCCCGAGCGCCGAGGAGACGCCGTAGAGCGCATCGGGGAACAGCGCCCAGACGACCGCCCAGACGACGGCGTTGACGATCACCGCGGGGACGAAGTAGGCACTGACCGTGTCGACCAACCGTTGGATGTCGGGCTGGCGCGATTGGGCCTCTTTGACTCGCTCGACGATCCCCTGGATCGCGGTGTCCGAACCGACCCTCGTGGCCTCCACGAGGAGGACGCCGTTCTCGTTGATCGTCGAACCGATCACCTCGTCGCCCTCCCTCTTCTCGACGGGCACCGACTCGCCGGTCACCATCGACTCGTCGACCGCGCTCGACCCCTCGCGAACGACGCCGTCGGTGGGCACGCGCTCGCCGGGCCGGACCTTCATCAGGTCGCCGACCTCGACCTCCGTCAGGGGTACCGTCCGCTCCTCGTTCCCGTCTACGATGGTGGCTTCCTCGGCCTCCATCTCCAGCAGCTTTCGCAGCGCGTCGCTGGCTTGGGCCTTCGAGCGGGCCTCGAGCCAGTTACCGAGGGTGATGAACCAGAGGATGAAGGCGACGGCCTCGAAGTAGAGCCCGCCAGTGATCGCTCCCAAGAGGACCGCCGTCGAGTAGACGTACCCTACTGAGGACCCCATCGCGACCAGCGTGTCCATGTTCGCCCGGCGGCTCTTCGAAAGGGCGCGCCAGGCCCCAGAGAGGAACTCCCGGCCGAGCGTCGCCATCAGCACCGTCGCGAGCGCGAACTCGATCCAGCCGACCGAAATCCCGAGCACGGTCTCGGGTACCACTCCGAACCCGAGCATGTCGGCCATCACGAGTGCGAACGGTGCGGTCAACACGCCACCGAAGAGGACGAGGCGCCACTGCTTTCGCATCTCGCGTTCGGCGGCGCTCTCGCGCTCGCCCTCATCGGCGTCCTCCTCGCGGACCGGCTCGTAGCCGGCGTCCTCGATGGCGTCGTATACGTCCCCGAGGTCGGTCGCGCCGGGGGCGTACTCGATGCGGGCCTCGTCCGAGGCGAAGTTCACGTTCGCGCCGAGCACGCCCGGGACCGATTCGATGGCCTCCCGGTTGGTCTCCGAGCAGGTCGCACATGACATCCCGCCGATCTCGATCGTTCGGCTCTCGCGGGCGGGTTCGTAGCCCGCCTCCTCGATCGCTGCGTAGATCTCCGCGAGGCTCACCCGCTCGGGATCGTATTCGACCGCTCCCTCGTCGGTGGCGAAGTTCGCGTCCACGTCCGAAACCCCGTCGAGGGAGCCGACCGCCTCCTCGATGGTGCCCGAGCAGGTCGCACACGACATGCCCGATATCTCCAGTTGAACCCTCACAGTATCACCGTACTTCTAGAAAGGGGCCAACCGTTGATCCCGTTTATTCTTTCGTATCGAAGGTCGGAGTAGCACTTCACGATCGATTCGAAAGTCAGTCTGCACCCTCGGCGAGTTCCTCGTACTTCTCGACGTAGAGTTGCTCGCAGGAGGGACAGCAGAATCGTTTCATCTCGCCGTCGATCCGCCGGGAGACGCCGTCCGCGCCGACCTCGTTCTCGCAGAGCACACAGGAGACGGCGAACGCCGCCTCGCCCCGGATCCGGGCCGTTCGGTCGGAGCCGGTCAGGAGTTCGACGTCGAGTTCGCGGACGGCCCCGTCGTCGACGTGCTCGAACAGCCACGCACCGACGTCGGCCGTCGGGGCGTGGGCGGTGAAGACGACCCGGCCTCCGGCGGTGATGAAGACGTGTTCGACTCCCTCAATCCCCGAGAGCGCATCCCTGACCTCGTCGGCACCCCCCGGTGAAACCGAAAGCGTCACCAGTACAGGCGTCCCCTCGCGCAGCTGTGAGCGGTCCAGATCCAGCGTAAAGCGCCTGATGATCCCCTGATTTTCGAGCTTCGAAACGCGATCCGAAACCGCGGGCGCCGAGAGGTCCACCCGCTCGCCGATCTCGCTGTATGGCCGCCGGGCGTCCTCGCTCAGTAGTCGAAGAATTCGGAGGTCGATCTCGTCGAGCATACGGTCAGTTCGATCCTCGGAGACAAAGGCGCTCCGCCAAATTCGCTTTCGATTCCGTTTCGAATCGTATCGACAACTCATTCGACGAAAGCCGAACGGTGAAAGAGTACTCCCCCGTAGGGCCCGTCTGTCTCCCTACCCTACGTATGAGCGGGATGAACTGTACGGGATGGGAGGAGACCGTCGTCGAGAGCACGAGCACCGACCACGAGGCCGGAACGGTTACCGCCGACGGCGAGGCGGACCGAGAAGAACTCGGCGCGGCGATCGCCGATGTGGGTACGAACCCGCAGCCGATCCCCTGATCGACCTAGAGGTGTCGCGCGTCCCTGTGAACTGACCTAGTGACCCAACGCGTGACGCACATAGGATCGCGAACGAATCGCACTACTCGCGGGCACCGGAAAATCGAAGGGAAACGACCGTACTCGTGGAGGAGGGCGACTGCGTCAGCGGGGCACTCGACTCGCGGGCGCGAGCGGAGGCTATTCGAGAGTTCTGAGGGCGACTCGAAGACCACGACGGCGTTCTTCGTCGATGAGCGGCTTGCCGGCCATCGGGTCGTCGAGGTTGACGGGCGCGCCGATCCCCGATTCCTGAGGCTCGCCGACGCCGTACTGGTTGCCCGAGGACTGCCAGTCGTGCCAGCCGCTTCCGACGTTGACTTGCCGATACGGAACGGGCTGCCCGCTCGTGTTCGCGGGGTTCTCGAAGTCCGGATCGACGTCGTGGAGAAACCGGTTGTTCTCCGTGATGTACACGTCATCAGGATACCCTCGGAAGGCGATCGCTTGGCAGTCGTAGTCCCGGATCGAGTGCGTGAACGCGAACGTACACCGGCGGACCTCGACGCGACCACCGGCAGTGAGGTCGTCGCCGTAGCCGTTCTCGGCCAGACAGTGCATGTCGACCGCATGGCTGTACGTCGTCGGCCCGAACACACTATCTTCGAGCGTGTACCCGCAGGTCGGGTGGCCAAAACCCGCAATCGCGTGGCGCGTCGCGTTGAAGTAGCTCATCTCGATTGTCGGGTGGCCGTTGAACACGTCGATGACGTAGCCCGCACCCACCATCATACAGTCGTGGCCGTAGATGTGATGGATGGACGGTGAGACGGCGTT
The Halalkalicoccus subterraneus DNA segment above includes these coding regions:
- a CDS encoding Lrp/AsnC family transcriptional regulator, which gives rise to MLDEIDLRILRLLSEDARRPYSEIGERVDLSAPAVSDRVSKLENQGIIRRFTLDLDRSQLREGTPVLVTLSVSPGGADEVRDALSGIEGVEHVFITAGGRVVFTAHAPTADVGAWLFEHVDDGAVRELDVELLTGSDRTARIRGEAAFAVSCVLCENEVGADGVSRRIDGEMKRFCCPSCEQLYVEKYEELAEGAD
- a CDS encoding cupin domain-containing protein encodes the protein MAYTKTNYTDVDPIAESLYFLREPLDCENLGVSVLECEPGWTGKEHDHADEGEEEVYLLVDGEATVEIEGDSVEMAEGDAVRIPAEATRRIENGETESRFVLVGAP
- a CDS encoding halocyanin domain-containing protein; translation: MRSDSSFGRRTVLRAAGALVATGTLAGCTDGGGSGDDGEPEYETVSEEEEPDYGGWLDSAQSYDGTADLRGESEVTVMVGTGSRGRSFSPAAIMVDPGTTVVWEWTGDGGGHNVAEENEVYESPIETEEGYTFEHTFEETGVSQYTCIPHDQQGMRGAVAVDG
- a CDS encoding uracil-DNA glycosylase family protein, which encodes MENVTDRTSNPFGMRPACESPCSERSEAAFGYGDANADFHVIGDYPGIHGGRETGVPFTERPAGEAIQRALFETGFASEPYGDAPELENCFLSYLHMCCPADGEPTAESYANMERFFDAELRAIAAHVLLPVGERAMEYVVDQYTARLGRIELDMAKLHASEVRGSGFLVVPIREPTDWEEGDGQRLIDSLLAIRGSDYRRTADLSRFLGTDELYFVR
- a CDS encoding heavy metal transporter, with translation MSGMNCTGWEETVVESTSTDHEAGTVTADGEADREELGAAIADVGTNPQPIP
- a CDS encoding heavy metal translocating P-type ATPase — translated: MSCATCSGTIEEAVGSLDGVSDVDANFATDEGAVEYDPERVSLAEIYAAIEEAGYEPARESRTIEIGGMSCATCSETNREAIESVPGVLGANVNFASDEARIEYAPGATDLGDVYDAIEDAGYEPVREEDADEGERESAAEREMRKQWRLVLFGGVLTAPFALVMADMLGFGVVPETVLGISVGWIEFALATVLMATLGREFLSGAWRALSKSRRANMDTLVAMGSSVGYVYSTAVLLGAITGGLYFEAVAFILWFITLGNWLEARSKAQASDALRKLLEMEAEEATIVDGNEERTVPLTEVEVGDLMKVRPGERVPTDGVVREGSSAVDESMVTGESVPVEKREGDEVIGSTINENGVLLVEATRVGSDTAIQGIVERVKEAQSRQPDIQRLVDTVSAYFVPAVIVNAVVWAVVWALFPDALYGVSSALGAWIPVLEPVGGGPVAGGVPVAEFSMIVLASALLIACPCALGLATPAATMVGSTIAATNGVLFKGADVLERARDIDTVVFDKTGTLTHGEMELTDVVPIRKARSDGGEPIEDGGERPDEPRSSSDPRPDGGVLAERVDEESVLSAAASAESGSEHPLARAIVEGARERGFDLGEPTDFENVPGHGIRATVDGSEVLVGNRKLMEDNGIDPAPAEETMERLEGEGKTAMLVARGGVPASDARGDSSSRDDGELLGVVAAADTVRESAKRTVAALRDRGLDVVMLTGDNERTARAVAREVGIEESNVRAAVLPEDKADAVEAIQSEEKRTMMVGDGVNDAPALTAAHVGVAIGSGTDVAIESADVTLMRDDPDDVLKAIRISEATLQKVHQNLFWALAYNATLIPVASLGLLNPALAGLAMAGSSISVMTNSLLFRGYDPHERYRPLGRLR